Within the Bacillus pumilus genome, the region GAGGCATTACATGCAAATGAATTTTCTTTATATCGATTCCACCATTTTATTTAAAGTTGAAAAGGCAGTTGAGAACGTACAATGCTAATTCGTTAATTGCTGAATTAGCAAGGAACTCCATTGGCCAACGTTTTGCCACATAAGAAATGGAACGGACCGAAGACAAAAGCAGCTCTTCAAAAAACATTGGAAAAATGAAAAAAGTAAAGCCCCTAGCCATAGAGAATAGGGGCTTTTTTGATGTTTATTTTTCATCGTTTGAAAATCTGTGAAGCTGCAATTCTTTTGCAGTCGCAACTTTCATTGTTTTTCTTTTGAAGTGAATCCTTCTCTCAAAAACCTTTTTCTTTCTCTGTTACTTTATCGAGTGATTCTAGGGTATACGAAAAAGTGTTGCTTCCACACGATTTTACACTAATCATGTTTCTGCTCCTGTTTTCGTAATATGTCCTTTTTGTTTTACTTAATATTCAATAAAAAGCAGTTCATTAAATTTCGTCATCCCTATATGCTTGTTAAATGTGTCTAAATTGTGAAATTGACAATTTCCACAAACTAAAATATGTGGTAAGTCTGTCTATAGTAGGTAACACAATACTCTTTGTTATGGTGAGCATTGAAAGAAGGAGATTTCATGATTATTGCCATAACTGGTGTTACATATGGTAGTAAAGTCAGAGAGCCAAAAGGTGCTCTGCATTACTACTACACACATGCCTTAGAAATCGGAAATTCTAAGGAAGAGCTTTTCATCCAAATGGACTTACAGATAAGCTCTCGAAAAAAATTACATGGAGGTAATAGGAAATGAGAATTAACCACAATATCGCAGCACTTAACACATTGAACCGTTTGTCTGCAAACAATGGTGCGAGCCAAAAGAACATGGAGAAACTTTCTTCTGGTCTTAAAATCAACCGTGCAGGAGATGACGCAGCAGGTCTTGCAATCTCTGAAAAAATGCGTGGACAAATCCGCGGATTAGAAATGGCTTCAAAAAACGCGCAAGACGGCATCTCTCTTATTCAAACAGCTGAGGGTGCATTGACTGAAACTCACTCAATCCTTCAACGTGTTCGTGAACTAGTTGTTCAAGCTGGAAATACTGGTACACAGCAAGGTGAAGACTTAACTGCAATTAAAGATGAGATCACAGCGCTTGTTGATGAGGTCGATGGTATTTCTAATCGTACTGAGTTTAACGGAAAAAAATTATTAAATGGTACGTTTAATGGAACAGGTACACCAGGTACACCTGGCACACCTGCAGATTCAGAAGCTGGAACACCAGAAATCCCAGCAACCCCAGCAACTGATGGTGAGGCTTTAGTATTCCAAATTGGTGCAAATGCTACACAACAAATTAAGGTAAACATTCAAGATATGAGCGCTGCTGCTTTAGGCGTTGCAGGCACTGATGGTAAAACTGAGACAGGTAAATCTGTTAAAGATATCGATGTATCTAAATTTGAAACAATTGCAGCTGATGAAGATGGTGGATTTGATGATCAGTTAGCAATCGTTGATGGAGCTATTAAACAAGTTTCTGCACAACGTTCTAAACTTGGTGCAGTTCAAAACCGTCTAGAGCACACAATCAACAACCTTGGTGCTTCTTCTGAAAACTTAACAGCTGCTGAGTCTCGTATCCGTGACGTTGACATGGCGAAAGAAATGAGTGAGTTCACGAAGAACAACATTCTTTCTCAAGCGTCTCAAGCAATGCTTGCACAAGCGAATCAACAGCCACAAAACGTACTTCAATTATTACGATAATAAACCAAAAGCCCCTTTGATATAGGGGCTTTTTTGTTTGTTTTAAAATGTTGGACTCGCTCAGTGACAAATAGACTCATGAAGATGGAATAAATCGATTGGTAAGGAAGCTTTGTATCAATTTTCTACACTTTCCTTCTTTTTGTGCTTGATTCCTTAGTTCCTTTCTTATATTCTTACTAAAGTGATGATTATCCTCTCTAACAAAAGACTCTGTACGTTCCTCTTTTTCCCCGAAAGTGAAGCATTGTTTATTTTCCTTTCCTCATCTCCAGGTTTGAATGATCTTCTTTTCCGTGTACGGTATGTATATAAAAAGGAGTAGATGGTTTGAAAGATTTATTTGTAAAGCAAGAATGGTTTGGATATGTGCGTCAGGATGTGCTGGCGGGTATTTTAGTGGCTCTGGCTTTAATTCCTGAGGCGATTGCGTTTTCGATTATTGCGGGCGTTGATCCAAAGGTTGGGTTGTATGCTTCGTTTTGTATTGCCATTGTCATTTCGTTTGTTGGTGGACGACCAGGTATGATTTCGGCTGCTACAGGGGCTATGGCTCTGGTTATGGTTAATTTGGTAGCTGATCATGGATTGCAATACTTGTTTGCGGCTACGATTTTAACAGGACTGATTCAAATAGTGTTTGGACTTTGCCGAGTGTCTCGTCTGATGAAGTTTATTCCGAGATCCGTAATGGTTGGTTTTGTGAATGCGTTGGCTATTATGATCTTTATGGCTCAGCTTCCGCATTTTGTTGGGGAATCATTGGCCATGTATATCATGACAGGCGGTGCTTTGCTGATCATTTATTTATTGCCGATGGTGGTAAAGGTGATACCTTCCCCCCTCATTGCGATTATTGTCATGACGATCATTGCTGTATTTGGACATATTGATGTGAGAACAGTTGGAGATATGGGAGAGCTTCCTAGTACTTTGCCTGCTTTTCTGATTCCTCAAGTTCCGTTTAGCTGGGAGACTCTTGCTATCATTTTTCCTTATTCTTTAGCGCTAGCCATGGTTGGTTTACTTGAGTCTCTTTTAACTGCACAGATTGTTGATGATATGACGGAGACGTCTAGTCGAAAGAACAAGGAAGCGAGAGGTCAAGGGATTGCCAATGTGGTTGCAGGATTCTTTGGTGGTATGGCTGGTTGTGCGATGATTGGTCAATCAGTGATCAATACGAAGGCAGGCGGGCGTGGCCGACTTTCTACCTTTGTAGCGGGTGCCTTTTTAATGGTTCTCATTTTTGTACTTGGTGATGTTGTGGTTCAGATTCCGATGGCTGCTCTTGTGGCTGTGATGATTATGGTCTCCGTTGGGACATTTGATTGGAGTTCCTTTCAGCAGCTAAAAAAGAATCCGAAAACAGATTCTATCGTGATGATTGTTACGGTCGTGACGGTGGTGTTAACTCATGATTTATCAAAAGGTGTTTTTGCAGGTGTGCTACTTAGCGCTGTATTCTTTGTGGCAAAAATATCGAAGCTTCATATTACCTCTACTGAAAAGCAAGTAGGGACTTGGGTTTATCGAATTAAAGGTCAAATTTTCTTTGCTTCTGTCACTGATTTCATCCAAGCGTTCCATCAGGGGAATGATCTCCAAACCGTTGTGATTGATCTATCTGAAGCGCGTATATGGGATGAATCGGGTGTGGCAGCGATAGAACGTGTAAAGGAAAAGTATCATGCAGCTGGCGTACAAGTAGACATAGTTGGAATGGATACACAAAGTCGAAATCTTGTGAAACAGGTGAATGGTTCTTCATAAGTTCTTTCTGTTTGTTACAATAGAAAAGGTAAGAAAGTGAAGGATGGAGGTGGCCGGCATGCTTGTGCGTTTGAACCAAGTGCTCGGCCGTATGATGCCATTTATTACGCCTATTAGTGTATTACTTGGTGTTTTATTGGCGGCTTATTTAAAGGATTTTACGTTTATGGTACCTTGGGTATTTGCCATTATGACATTTTCAGGGAGCTTGTCGTCTACTTTTTCAGCTTTAAAACATACGGTGATGCATCCATTGCCTTTGATTTTATCGTTTATGATTTTGCATGTGTTGATGCCTCTGTATGCTTGGTCAGCGGGGCATTTGATATTTGCGGGTGATTCTATGACGATTACCGGTTTGACGCTTGCGATGGTGATTCCGACAGGTGTGTCTAGTTTAATATGGGCGGCAATGTATAAAGGGAATGTCGGATTAACGTTGTCTATCATTTTAATAGATACATTGCTTTCGCCATTGATTGTGCCAGTAAGCTTGTCACTCTTCGTCGGTACACAGGTCCATATGGACATGGTGGCGATCATGAAAGGGCTGTTCGGTATGGTGGTGCTGCCCTCTATTTTAGGGATGCTCGTTCGTCAGTATGCAAAGCCATCGGTGACAAAAGCAATGAGTCAGACCTTGGCTCCTTTTTCAAAATTAGGCTTGTTTGTTGTCGTATCGATTAACAGTTCTGTTGTCGCCCCATATTTGCGTGAATTGGATGCTGCCTTTTTTAGCAAAGCAGCGACTGTCTTTTTCATTGCGATGAGTGGTTATGCATTTGCGTGGTTGATTGGAAAGGTGATGAAATGTACTCAAGGGGAGATTGTTGCCATTGTGTATACGGGCGGCATGAGAAATATTAGTGCCGGAGCTGTGCTTGCGATTAGCTTTTTCCCGCCTGCTGTGGCTGTTCCTGTTGTGATTGGTATGCTGTTTCAGCAAGTACTTGCTGCCTTGTTTGGTTCCTTACTCAATCGTTTTGAGCTAAAAGCACCTGCTGTGACTAAATCTTTAACATGAAAAGACCTCCATCCTATGAGATGGAGGTCTTTTTGCGAATTAATAGATGAGATATTTCTTCCGTTTCTTTTCGAACGATTTGAGGTCGTGATGATAGCGTTTCATGATGTGTTTGACGGAAGTTCCTTGATTGATTTCTTCTTTGATCCAACCATTCCCGATGAGTTTATCAAAGCTTCCTGTTTGAAGGAATTCAAATTCTTTTGGATATAAATCATGTATGGCTTTGATGATGGATAAACCTGTTTTTACCGCTTCGAATGAAGAGCGGTCTGTGACGTATAGTTGCACACCGTGTGATAGTTTCCCAGCATGTTTAGAAAAAGTGGGGGTGAATGATACGGGTCTAAATTTCACACCCTTTAGTTTTAATTGATTTAAATGATCTGCTAGTTCATTGCTATTGATATATGGAGCACCAATGAGCTCGAACGGTTTTGTTGTTCCTCTGCCTTCAGAGACATTTGTCCCTTCAATTAATCCTGTGGCGGGATATACAAAGGTACTATCCACTGTCGGCATATTAGGTGAAGGAAGGACGAACGGCAGCTTCGTGTCATCAAACGTCATGGACCGCTTCCAATATTTCATTTTGATGACTGTGACATCAGCATTAATACGAAATTCCTTGTTAAAGAATGTGGCTAGTTCACCAGTGGTCATTCCATGTCTTAATGGTATTGGATAGAGCCCTACAAATGAAGCGTGCTCAGGTTCTAAGACAGGTCCTTCTACTTTTAGTCCGCCAATGGGATTTGGACGGTCTAGGACAACAAAGGGAATGTTGTTTTCTTTCGCGGCCTCCATTGCATAGGCCATCGTGTAAATATAGGTGTAATAACGAGAACCAACATCTTGAATATCAAACAGCAAGACGTCTACATTTTTGAGCATGTCAGGCGTTGGTTTTCTTGTTTTTCCATAGAGAGAGTAAACAGGAAGACCTGTTTTTTCATCGGTATAGGATTCGACGCCTTCTCCTGCTTGTGCATCGCCGCGCACACCATGTTCAGGCCCATAAAGAGCAGTAAGCTTGATATTTGGATGCTCAAATAGAAGATCGACACTGCTTTTCATATTTGCATCAATACCAGTTGGGTTCGTAATGAGGCCGACCCTTTTCCCTTTTAACCATGAAAGATTGCCTGAGAGTAGTGTTTCTATCCCTGTTTTGACTGTTGCTTTTTTTCCTTTTGTATCTGTTCGTTCTTGGTTTGCGGGGGAGGCGGCGGTCAATGTGCTCATCATGAGAATGCTTGCGAGTATCAAGCTTGCTGTTTTTTTCAAGAGAATCCCTCCTATTTGATCTGTTTCCCTTTCAAGTTGAGTCCATAGCCGAATGGATACAGGGTTTGATTTTGATGAGTGACAGATGGGATATCTACAGGCAGTTTGCCTTTAGGTGATGCAGTGCCAAATATGACTTCTAATCCAGCAGGTATATTTGGCTGGTTGAATTGTCCGTTTGAGTAGCCTTTAAAACCGTAAACAGCTAGTAAGGCATCTGCCTCCTCAAAATTTGCTGCATCGTAAGGATTTCTTAGGCTCATGACGACCATTTTTTTGTTTTGTGCTGCAGCTTCTTTCATGACAGCACGTGGGAAAGCAGTCGCCCATTTTTTCGGGTCCTGTGCATTATCATCAATGACACCATCATTCACAGCTGGGTCATTTTGGACAACGTAAGATCCTGTAATCACATAGTCAGCGTCTTGTATGAGTTTGGCTGTTTCTTTGTTGAAGGACTTATCCGCAAAAGCATATGATTGGATACGTACAGGCTTGATCTTTTTTTGTTTAATCAGAGAGTCAATTGTGACAGACATGGCTTTTGTCTGATCTTCGTAAGGTGCCATAACCAAGATCTTGTCATTCTTTTTAGGTTTGAAGGGTAGGGTCTTATTGTTGTTTTTAAGCAGGGTGATCCCTTCACGTGCCATTTTTTGTTCTGCTTTCCGGTGCGATTTTTTCCCAACGACTTGAGTGGCTTTTTTGATTTTTTTCTCAAGGGTCATAGGTTTTTTTGAAGAGATGATGCCACGTTTGATCTTCAATTGAAGAATTTTTTCAACAGATTCGTTGATTTGAGACATCGGGATTTCTTTTTTTACAATTGCCTGTTTTACCGCATTGAACACATTCTCAAGATTTTTCTCTGTTTTAAGAGAGGTGACTGGTGCTGGCATGAGGGCGATGTCGACGCCAGCCTTAATGGCCATCACTACAGCTTCCTCCTGTCCGAAGTTATCTGCAATCGCTTTCATGTTTAGGGCGTCTGTTACGACAACTCCTTGAAAGCCCATCTCTTCTTTTAATAAATTTGTGATAACTTTTTTCGATAAGGTTGCTGGAACCATAATGTCCTCGCCATCTTTTTTGCTTTTATACGTTGTATCATCAATAGCAGGAAATTGAACATGAGCGGTCATGACC harbors:
- the hag gene encoding flagellin Hag, yielding MRINHNIAALNTLNRLSANNGASQKNMEKLSSGLKINRAGDDAAGLAISEKMRGQIRGLEMASKNAQDGISLIQTAEGALTETHSILQRVRELVVQAGNTGTQQGEDLTAIKDEITALVDEVDGISNRTEFNGKKLLNGTFNGTGTPGTPGTPADSEAGTPEIPATPATDGEALVFQIGANATQQIKVNIQDMSAAALGVAGTDGKTETGKSVKDIDVSKFETIAADEDGGFDDQLAIVDGAIKQVSAQRSKLGAVQNRLEHTINNLGASSENLTAAESRIRDVDMAKEMSEFTKNNILSQASQAMLAQANQQPQNVLQLLR
- a CDS encoding SulP family inorganic anion transporter; translated protein: MKDLFVKQEWFGYVRQDVLAGILVALALIPEAIAFSIIAGVDPKVGLYASFCIAIVISFVGGRPGMISAATGAMALVMVNLVADHGLQYLFAATILTGLIQIVFGLCRVSRLMKFIPRSVMVGFVNALAIMIFMAQLPHFVGESLAMYIMTGGALLIIYLLPMVVKVIPSPLIAIIVMTIIAVFGHIDVRTVGDMGELPSTLPAFLIPQVPFSWETLAIIFPYSLALAMVGLLESLLTAQIVDDMTETSSRKNKEARGQGIANVVAGFFGGMAGCAMIGQSVINTKAGGRGRLSTFVAGAFLMVLIFVLGDVVVQIPMAALVAVMIMVSVGTFDWSSFQQLKKNPKTDSIVMIVTVVTVVLTHDLSKGVFAGVLLSAVFFVAKISKLHITSTEKQVGTWVYRIKGQIFFASVTDFIQAFHQGNDLQTVVIDLSEARIWDESGVAAIERVKEKYHAAGVQVDIVGMDTQSRNLVKQVNGSS
- a CDS encoding bile acid:sodium symporter family protein — translated: MLVRLNQVLGRMMPFITPISVLLGVLLAAYLKDFTFMVPWVFAIMTFSGSLSSTFSALKHTVMHPLPLILSFMILHVLMPLYAWSAGHLIFAGDSMTITGLTLAMVIPTGVSSLIWAAMYKGNVGLTLSIILIDTLLSPLIVPVSLSLFVGTQVHMDMVAIMKGLFGMVVLPSILGMLVRQYAKPSVTKAMSQTLAPFSKLGLFVVVSINSSVVAPYLRELDAAFFSKAATVFFIAMSGYAFAWLIGKVMKCTQGEIVAIVYTGGMRNISAGAVLAISFFPPAVAVPVVIGMLFQQVLAALFGSLLNRFELKAPAVTKSLT
- a CDS encoding exo-beta-N-acetylmuramidase NamZ domain-containing protein, producing MKKTASLILASILMMSTLTAASPANQERTDTKGKKATVKTGIETLLSGNLSWLKGKRVGLITNPTGIDANMKSSVDLLFEHPNIKLTALYGPEHGVRGDAQAGEGVESYTDEKTGLPVYSLYGKTRKPTPDMLKNVDVLLFDIQDVGSRYYTYIYTMAYAMEAAKENNIPFVVLDRPNPIGGLKVEGPVLEPEHASFVGLYPIPLRHGMTTGELATFFNKEFRINADVTVIKMKYWKRSMTFDDTKLPFVLPSPNMPTVDSTFVYPATGLIEGTNVSEGRGTTKPFELIGAPYINSNELADHLNQLKLKGVKFRPVSFTPTFSKHAGKLSHGVQLYVTDRSSFEAVKTGLSIIKAIHDLYPKEFEFLQTGSFDKLIGNGWIKEEINQGTSVKHIMKRYHHDLKSFEKKRKKYLIY
- a CDS encoding glycoside hydrolase family 3 protein — translated: MLKALFPAALVLALLTSSIPTEKVSSAPLPTAKQMVQNMSLDEKIGQMLMPDFRNWQTKDESTPTGFTKMNKEVSHLVEKYHLGGVILFAENVVDTKQTVKLTHEFQKASPKIPLLISIDQEGGIVTRLQKGTHFPGNMSIGASRSKKNAYDTGKIIGKELNALGINTNFSPVLDVNNNPNNPVIGVRSFSSDPALVTRLGLQTMKGLQKEKTISTLKHFPGHGDTAVDSHYGLPLVEHDLDRLKKVELYPFQQAINAGADMVMTAHVQFPAIDDTTYKSKKDGEDIMVPATLSKKVITNLLKEEMGFQGVVVTDALNMKAIADNFGQEEAVVMAIKAGVDIALMPAPVTSLKTEKNLENVFNAVKQAIVKKEIPMSQINESVEKILQLKIKRGIISSKKPMTLEKKIKKATQVVGKKSHRKAEQKMAREGITLLKNNNKTLPFKPKKNDKILVMAPYEDQTKAMSVTIDSLIKQKKIKPVRIQSYAFADKSFNKETAKLIQDADYVITGSYVVQNDPAVNDGVIDDNAQDPKKWATAFPRAVMKEAAAQNKKMVVMSLRNPYDAANFEEADALLAVYGFKGYSNGQFNQPNIPAGLEVIFGTASPKGKLPVDIPSVTHQNQTLYPFGYGLNLKGKQIK